One segment of Macrotis lagotis isolate mMagLag1 chromosome 1, bilby.v1.9.chrom.fasta, whole genome shotgun sequence DNA contains the following:
- the ATMIN gene encoding ATM interactor, whose product MAAPGAAAPSAALTPAPPPPPPAAPADPAAARAGRGDAAAYAASGRWGLETGSGGGRARAAAGRRQPRAATPGATPAGELIRPSVSELSRAVRTNILCTVRGCGKILPNGPALNMHLVKSHRLQDGIINPTVRKDLTSTPKFYCCPIKGCPRGPDRPFSQFSLVKQHFMKMHAEKKHKCDKCSNSYGTEWDLKRHAEDCGKTFQCTCGCPYASRTALQSHIYRTGHEIPAEHRDPPGKKRKMENSLHNQQLSDKTLESLINKPTTRKDTQDLETSEIKLVASFEDSCNSNARKQTLTPPRYPQKLLLPKPKVALVKLPVMQFSHLPVFVPATDSSVQPVVVGVDNQGSVPSTVHLLPLSIGTLILGLDSEGFSLKESSPLSKIVNPVAVEPISTGVQVNLSKNPTSALQELGNVCQKNKISSINVQTDVSYTSQTLMSPSPWAPPDSSVSACSQTDLTFGSQVSLPISVQTQTFLPTSKVTSSIAAQTDTFTHACLQPCGISRETQTSGIPSSVDATMSVNNDIFENVHAYNVSTPNIANNSLVPTPVSHSLLPQDGYKNLSQDGIKSPPVMNFSTQNNILPSQNMTDNQTQTIDLLSDLENILSGSLPSQTLDSRSLLSDSNTGAEAQLSSGSTQNPGIDFDIEEFFSASNIQTQTEESDLSNINTEPVLESLDIETQTDFLLADSTTQSYNCKGNSNFLGLEMFDTQTQTDLNFFLDTSPHLPLANILKHSSFSVSTDSSDTETQTEGLSADKNIPGLEKVQLNSTETQTMNSGFETLGNLFFTSNETQTAMDDFLLADLAWNTMESQFSSVETQTCAELCSVSNF is encoded by the exons ATGGCGGCCCCGGGCGCAGCGGCGCCGTCCGCCGCCTTGACCCCggcgcccccgccgccgccgccggctgCCCCCGCAGATCCGGCCGCGGCCCGGGCCGGCCGGGGAGACGCCGCCGCCTACGCCGCCTCGGGCCGGTGGGGACTGGAAACGGGCTCGGGGGGCGGCCGGGCCAGGGCGGCCGCGGGAAGGCGGCAGCCCCGCGCCGCGACCCCCGGCGCGACTCCCGCGGGCGAGCTGATCCGGCCGTCCGTGTCGGAGCTGTCGCGGGCCGTGCGCACCAACATCCTGTGCACGGTGCGCGGCTGCGGCAAGATCCTGCCCAACGGGCCGGCGCTCAACATGCACCTGGTGAAGAGCCACCGCCTGCAG GATGGAATAATAAATCCAACAGTAAGAAAGGACTTGACGTCAACACCAAAATTTTATTGCTGCCCTATTAAAGGATGCCCTAGAGGTCCTGACAGAccattttcacaattttctcttgtaaaacag CACTTTATGAAAATGCATGCtgaaaagaaacataaatgtGATAAATGCAGCAACTCTTATGGTACTGAATGGGACTTAAAACGGCATGCAGAGGATTGTGGCAAGACTTTCCAGTGCACATGTGGCTGCCCATATGCCAGCAGAACAGCATTGCAGTCACATATTTATCGAACCGGCCATGAGATCCCTGCAGAGCACAG GGACCCACCtggtaagaaaaggaaaatggaaaattctctGCATAATCAGCAGTTGTCTGATAAGACACTTGAATCGCTGATTAACAAACCAACTACTAGAAAAGACACTCAAGACCTGGAAACTTCAGAGATAAAGCTGGTGGCTTCTTTTGAAGATTCTTGTAACTCTAATGCCAGAAAGCAAACCCTTACACCTCCAAGATACCCTCAGAAGTTACTTTTGCCAAAGCCCAAAGTGGCTTTGGTTAAGCTTCCTGTTATGCAGTTTTCACATTTGCCTGTCTTTGTGCCTGCAACAGACTCATCCGTCCAGCCTGTGGTGGTTGGTGTTGATAATCAAGGTTCTGTCCCAAGCACTGTTCATCTACTTCCTTTGTCAATAGGAACTTTGATACTAGGATTGGATTCTGAGGGTTTCTCACTTAAAGAAAGCTCACCACTTTCAAAAATAGTCAATCCTGTTGCTGTTGAGCCTATTAGTACAGGTGTACAAGTGAATTTGAGCAAAAATCCAACTAGTGCTTTACAAGAATTAGGAAATGTgtgtcaaaagaataaaatttcttcCATCAATGTACAAACAGATGTATCTTATACTTCACAAACTCTAATGTCACCTTCACCATGGGCCCCTCCTGATTCCTCTGTATCTGCTTGTTCTCAAACAGATTTAACATTTGGCTCTCAAGTTTCTCTTCCTATCAGTGTTCAGACTCAAACATTTTTACCCACTTCTAAGGTAACCTCATCTATAGCTGCACAGACAGATACTTTTACTCATGCTTGTCTCCAGCCATGTGGAATCTCTAGAGAAACTCAGACAAGTGGAATCCCAAGTTCAGTTGATGCCACAATGTCAGTGAATAATGATATTTTTGAGAATGTCCATGCATACAATGTTTCTACCCCAAACATCGCAAACAATAGTTTAGTCCCTACCCCTGTATCTCACAGTTTGTTACCTCAGGATGGCTATAAGAATTTGAGTCAGGATGGTATAAAATCTCCACCTGTTATGAACTTCAGCACACAAAATAATATACTCCCATCACAAAACATGACTGATAACCAAACTCAGACAATAGATTTGTTaagtgatctggaaaacataCTCTCTGGTAGTCTGCCCAGCCAAACTTTGGATAGCCGAAGTCTTCTGTCTGACAGTAATACAGGGGCTGAGGCTCAGCTGTCATCTGGGTCAACCCAGAACCCAGGAATTGATTTTGACATTGAAGAGTTTTTTTCAGCTTCAAATATTCAAACTCAAACAGAAGAGAGTGACCTTAGCAACATAAACACTGAACCAGTCTTGGAATCTCTGGATATAGAAACCCAAACAGACTTCTTACTGGCAGACAGCACCACTCAGTCATACAATTGTAAGGGGAATTCCAACTTCCTAGGACTGGAAATGTTTGATACCCAAACACAGACAGATTTAAACTTCTTCTTGGATACTAGTCCTCATCTGCCTTTAGCAAATATTCTGAAGCACTCTAGCTTTTCCGTGAGTACTGATTCATCTGACACAGAAACTCAAACTGAAGGACTCTCTGCTGATAAAAATATACCTGGCTTGGAAAAAGTCCAGTTGAATAGTACAGAAACTCAAACCATGAACAGTGGTTTTGAAACTCTTGGGAATTTGTTCTTTACCAGCAACGAAACTCAAACTGCAATGGATGACTTTCTTTTGGCTGATTTGGCCTGGAATACAATGGAATCTCAGTTCAGTTCTGTGGAAACACAGACATGTGCTGAACTGTGTTCTGTGTCAAACTTCTAA